A window from Marinobacter salsuginis encodes these proteins:
- a CDS encoding ACT domain-containing protein — protein sequence MRTQFLQDLIKQLSPTVDPTHYVYCTVEKAKYGDLEHLKPIVSIAELEGLTLVIPLEEAKAEGLDYYRVFRRITLEGHSSLEALGLTSVVTSVLAERGITTNVIAGFYHDHMFVPSDRIDEALKAVKELASQPGG from the coding sequence ATGCGAACTCAGTTTCTGCAGGATTTAATCAAACAGCTTTCGCCAACCGTTGATCCAACTCACTACGTCTACTGCACTGTAGAGAAAGCGAAGTATGGTGACCTGGAGCACCTGAAACCTATTGTCAGTATTGCCGAACTTGAGGGGCTGACCCTGGTAATCCCCCTGGAAGAGGCCAAAGCAGAGGGCCTGGATTATTACAGGGTGTTCCGGCGAATCACTCTGGAGGGACACTCCAGCCTTGAGGCTCTCGGGCTTACGTCTGTCGTGACCAGTGTCCTGGCAGAGCGGGGCATCACCACCAATGTCATCGCCGGCTTTTACCACGACCACATGTTCGTGCCGAGCGATCGCATCGACGAGGCGCTGAAAGCAGTCAAAGAACTTGCCAGCCAACCGGGTGGATAG
- a CDS encoding NADPH-dependent FMN reductase: protein MYDGGIPFPNRTAVPSIINPAEGFNMKVLTFAATNSRKSINKQLVKYAATKLANAEIDYVEINDFDLPIYNIDLEEQYGIPKCAHAFQARIEEADVILVSFAEHNGNFTVAFKNLFDWMSRIGRNVYRDKPIVMLATSPGPGGGNTVLKLAETAAPFFSGKVVGSLSIPSFFDNFDVDRGKLTNGDLVEKLETVLNAFSSEPQAA from the coding sequence TTGTATGACGGCGGCATCCCCTTCCCCAACCGCACAGCTGTTCCATCAATCATCAACCCTGCCGAGGGATTTAACATGAAAGTCTTAACGTTTGCCGCGACCAACAGTCGCAAATCCATTAATAAACAACTCGTGAAGTACGCCGCGACCAAGCTGGCGAATGCTGAGATCGATTATGTCGAGATTAATGATTTTGACTTGCCGATCTACAACATCGACCTGGAAGAACAGTACGGCATTCCCAAGTGCGCGCACGCCTTCCAGGCGAGAATCGAAGAAGCGGACGTGATCCTTGTTTCTTTTGCCGAGCACAATGGCAATTTCACGGTAGCGTTCAAAAACCTTTTCGATTGGATGAGCCGAATTGGCCGAAACGTCTATCGTGATAAGCCAATCGTGATGCTCGCTACGTCTCCGGGGCCAGGTGGCGGAAATACCGTGTTGAAGCTTGCCGAAACCGCCGCACCGTTTTTCAGTGGCAAGGTCGTTGGCAGCCTCAGCATTCCAAGCTTTTTCGATAACTTCGATGTCGATCGTGGCAAGCTGACGAATGGCGATCTGGTTGAAAAGCTTGAAACTGTATTGAATGCCTTTTCCTCTGAACCCCAGGCCGCCTGA
- a CDS encoding PhzF family phenazine biosynthesis protein — protein sequence MKIEVPIVSAFVDGEAGGNPAGVVLNAERFSSEQKQKIAAAVGLSETAFVSPSKSADIKLEFFTPTQQIAHCGHATIATFSFLKQNGLLVRDRSSKETIDGLRSVNMESDSAYMEQRAPRFETLGEDDLQATLQSLGLAADDLIEGAVPMLVNTGNSFIVIGIRDSKTIKGLKPDFDLIEKLSESLDLIGFYVFSLDGVGDGRDAGTRMFAPRYGILEESATGMAAGPLACYLREQLGMQKHEFTIEQGRWMATPSPSVINVRLTIGNDNGIENLFAGGRGSIKEVVHLDL from the coding sequence ATGAAAATCGAAGTCCCCATAGTCAGCGCCTTTGTCGACGGCGAAGCCGGCGGAAATCCGGCAGGTGTCGTGTTGAATGCCGAACGATTCAGCTCTGAGCAAAAGCAGAAAATCGCTGCGGCAGTCGGATTGTCAGAAACCGCTTTCGTTTCACCTTCCAAATCTGCAGACATCAAGCTGGAATTCTTCACGCCTACCCAGCAGATCGCTCATTGCGGCCACGCAACAATTGCCACCTTCAGCTTTCTGAAACAAAACGGCTTGTTGGTTCGTGATCGGTCATCGAAAGAAACAATCGATGGCCTGAGATCAGTCAATATGGAGAGCGACTCGGCCTACATGGAGCAAAGAGCACCCCGGTTCGAAACGCTTGGCGAGGATGATCTGCAAGCAACCCTCCAGTCCCTTGGCCTGGCCGCCGACGATCTGATCGAAGGGGCTGTGCCGATGTTGGTCAACACCGGCAATAGCTTCATCGTCATCGGCATTCGAGATAGCAAAACGATTAAAGGCCTTAAGCCAGATTTTGACCTCATTGAGAAACTCAGCGAATCCCTGGATCTGATCGGATTCTACGTGTTTTCCCTTGATGGCGTTGGCGATGGGAGGGACGCAGGAACCCGCATGTTTGCACCCCGCTATGGCATTCTGGAAGAGTCTGCAACGGGAATGGCGGCGGGCCCGCTCGCCTGTTATCTGCGTGAACAATTGGGCATGCAAAAGCACGAGTTCACAATCGAACAGGGACGCTGGATGGCCACACCCTCACCGAGCGTTATCAATGTGAGACTGACCATTGGAAACGACAACGGGATCGAGAACCTGTTCGCGGGTGGTCGGGGATCAATCAAAGAAGTCGTTCACCTGGACCTATGA
- a CDS encoding AraC family transcriptional regulator, with translation MAQITSLYVYKVLSQATPGVETGDLMGKLGLSKEGPIDPTRMVSSSEYYNFFAALVDRDPGGLLLPLKIGASMRSDEYGAFGLAWKSAPTLRGSFKRAERYGHVLGSAETYSLEETAEGFLFNLEKAGDGCPGMLLSNEASMAAVNTISREVSSSNFVPLAICFKHAPRGDIRVYEAHFGCPVHFETGRDAVLASKESIESPNKLGDETIARFFDQHLEQQLNSLKSDIDLQQQVRHAVVKVLSEGVPRLSRIASELKMGARTLQRRLSEQGYSFQNVVDMAQRDLAQRLLRETDYSLAEVAFLTGFAEQSGFTRAFKRWAGQTPRSYRLSYRRC, from the coding sequence ATGGCCCAAATAACGTCACTGTATGTTTATAAAGTCTTGAGTCAGGCAACCCCGGGTGTCGAAACGGGGGACTTGATGGGCAAACTTGGCCTTTCGAAGGAGGGCCCCATCGATCCGACCCGGATGGTGTCTTCATCGGAGTATTATAATTTTTTTGCTGCTTTGGTTGATCGTGACCCCGGCGGCCTTTTATTACCGCTTAAGATCGGTGCCTCGATGCGAAGCGATGAGTACGGCGCTTTCGGTCTGGCCTGGAAATCCGCGCCGACCCTGCGCGGCTCTTTCAAACGAGCGGAGCGGTACGGGCATGTTCTGGGCAGTGCAGAGACGTATTCGCTTGAGGAAACCGCAGAGGGGTTCCTCTTCAACCTTGAGAAGGCTGGCGATGGTTGCCCTGGAATGCTGCTTTCCAATGAGGCCAGCATGGCTGCGGTTAACACCATCAGCAGAGAAGTCAGTTCATCGAACTTTGTTCCTTTGGCGATCTGTTTCAAGCATGCGCCGAGGGGCGATATCAGAGTTTACGAAGCCCATTTCGGTTGCCCGGTTCATTTCGAGACTGGACGAGATGCTGTACTGGCGAGTAAAGAAAGTATTGAAAGTCCCAATAAACTGGGCGACGAGACGATTGCCCGGTTCTTTGACCAACATCTTGAACAGCAACTGAATTCGCTCAAAAGCGACATAGACCTGCAGCAACAAGTCAGGCACGCTGTCGTGAAAGTGCTCAGTGAGGGTGTGCCCAGGCTGTCACGGATTGCATCCGAACTGAAAATGGGCGCCCGGACGTTGCAGAGGAGGTTGTCGGAGCAGGGCTACTCCTTTCAAAACGTTGTTGATATGGCGCAGAGAGATCTCGCTCAAAGGCTGCTCCGGGAGACTGATTACAGCCTTGCCGAGGTGGCCTTTTTGACCGGTTTTGCGGAGCAGAGTGGATTCACTCGAGCTTTCAAGCGTTGGGCAGGGCAGACTCCTCGATCCTATCGACTTTCCTACCGTCGGTGCTGA
- the trxA gene encoding thioredoxin, which yields MSNMIEVTDVNFEQAVVQSDRPVLVDFWAPWCGPCKTVAPMLEAIADEFGEQLTIAKVNVDDSPDITAKMRIRGIPTLALFQEGGVVAQKTGAGSLSELRTFVKGNL from the coding sequence ATGAGCAACATGATAGAAGTAACAGATGTGAATTTTGAGCAAGCGGTTGTTCAGAGTGATCGCCCCGTACTGGTCGACTTCTGGGCGCCCTGGTGCGGCCCCTGCAAGACCGTCGCCCCCATGCTGGAGGCAATCGCTGATGAATTTGGCGAGCAGTTGACCATCGCCAAAGTGAACGTGGACGACAGCCCCGATATAACGGCAAAGATGCGTATCCGAGGTATTCCGACTCTGGCGCTGTTTCAAGAAGGCGGCGTTGTTGCCCAAAAGACCGGAGCTGGGAGCCTGAGTGAGCTGAGAACTTTCGTAAAAGGGAATCTGTAA
- a CDS encoding protein kinase family protein — protein sequence MNGQVNCPSMGSGLEPIKVNDAANQKWYKPIISVDSDASGNKHVYKAFRFSHGLLGNYFRFLVAHELRMLKKVEHLDFTPDQVSRRSDASPTIHYRLIEGKSIKDVAASNGVPANFFSKLFSDVKTLHQHGVVHMDLGNSGNILVSAQGAPAIIDFGSAIPLSWLPSSVQSWACRKDILGVLKLWHRFDKESMPLFLLHYYQSNYRKNIYTPKRFLKAARRWVTGDTGSADLSGVTTVISVFFGLLVLVSFT from the coding sequence ATGAACGGTCAAGTGAACTGCCCGTCAATGGGGTCCGGCCTGGAGCCCATCAAAGTCAACGATGCCGCAAATCAGAAATGGTATAAGCCAATCATCTCCGTTGATTCGGACGCCAGCGGCAACAAACACGTCTACAAGGCGTTCAGATTTTCCCACGGCCTGTTGGGCAACTATTTCCGGTTTCTGGTCGCCCACGAACTCAGGATGCTGAAAAAAGTTGAGCATCTCGACTTCACTCCAGACCAGGTAAGTCGCCGGTCCGACGCCTCTCCGACAATCCATTACCGGTTGATTGAAGGGAAGTCGATAAAAGATGTCGCGGCAAGCAATGGCGTGCCTGCAAACTTCTTTTCAAAGCTGTTCAGCGATGTAAAAACGTTGCATCAGCATGGCGTTGTACACATGGATCTGGGCAATTCCGGAAACATCCTGGTTTCTGCCCAGGGAGCGCCGGCCATCATCGATTTCGGCTCGGCGATACCTTTGAGCTGGCTGCCATCGTCTGTTCAGAGCTGGGCCTGTCGCAAGGATATACTCGGAGTTCTGAAGCTGTGGCACCGTTTCGACAAGGAATCCATGCCGTTGTTTCTACTGCACTACTATCAGAGCAATTACCGCAAGAACATCTACACGCCCAAACGTTTCCTGAAAGCTGCGCGTCGGTGGGTAACAGGCGACACCGGCAGCGCGGACCTTTCTGGTGTCACGACTGTTATCAGCGTGTTTTTCGGACTGTTGGTGCTTGTGTCTTTCACCTGA
- a CDS encoding LysR family transcriptional regulator, which translates to MKTQELQLLYIFDAIMTERSVTRAADRLAMTQPAVSNAISRMRQIWNDPLFVRKGRNIEPTSYALSLWDQVGDHMYALTNAVSATQFDPATSKRKFRIAVTDVIVEMIWRQLIELLEEQAPGVDIHAVPYTPEGTYDDLREAHVDLAVGMLTQHDHSLRSTWLFEGGYVLAMRADHPLAGRQITMEEFLEARHLLVTMSGDAHGFVDSYLDQKGQNRRIAATVNHFSIVPQVLRDSNLIAAVPELISQDCGFVDGLWMGQLPFEVDPTSLYLIWHTRHDRDPGIVWLRDHVERLLRERWHDIMTNSPCGLSPAKAIA; encoded by the coding sequence ATGAAAACGCAAGAACTCCAGCTGCTGTACATCTTTGATGCGATCATGACCGAGCGCTCCGTAACCCGCGCAGCAGATCGGCTTGCCATGACCCAGCCTGCGGTATCGAATGCGATTTCCCGGATGCGCCAGATCTGGAACGACCCATTGTTTGTGCGAAAGGGCCGCAATATAGAGCCAACATCCTATGCGCTCAGCCTGTGGGATCAGGTAGGCGACCATATGTACGCATTGACCAACGCAGTCAGCGCCACGCAATTTGATCCGGCCACATCAAAGCGAAAATTCCGGATTGCCGTGACGGATGTGATTGTTGAAATGATCTGGCGGCAGTTAATTGAGTTGCTGGAGGAGCAGGCGCCTGGTGTTGATATCCACGCGGTGCCCTATACGCCCGAAGGCACCTACGACGACTTGCGCGAGGCCCACGTGGATCTGGCGGTCGGTATGCTGACCCAACATGATCACAGTCTGCGCAGTACGTGGCTTTTTGAGGGCGGTTATGTTCTGGCGATGCGCGCCGACCACCCCCTGGCTGGCCGACAGATTACCATGGAGGAATTTCTCGAGGCCCGGCACCTGCTGGTGACAATGTCCGGCGATGCCCATGGCTTCGTGGATAGCTACCTCGACCAGAAGGGCCAGAACCGGCGCATTGCCGCGACGGTCAACCATTTTTCGATTGTTCCCCAGGTTCTACGGGATTCGAATCTCATCGCCGCGGTTCCCGAATTGATCAGCCAGGATTGTGGGTTCGTGGATGGCCTGTGGATGGGGCAGCTTCCTTTCGAAGTCGACCCGACCAGCCTGTACCTTATCTGGCACACGCGCCATGATCGTGACCCCGGCATTGTCTGGTTGCGGGACCACGTGGAGCGGCTGCTGCGAGAACGATGGCATGACATCATGACCAACTCGCCTTGCGGTCTTTCGCCTGCAAAAGCCATCGCCTGA
- a CDS encoding LysR substrate-binding domain-containing protein, with product MQKLPPLRALQAFRYAARELSFKSAAEALSISQAAVSTHIRGLEDFLGLKLFVRMTREVELTHEGRVLSGYVETGFQELERGVALFRPDSDPGRLTVATVPSFASRWLVPRIESFQRAHPEIRLSLQPNLQLTSFQGDGVDLAIRFGKGDYPGLESRLLLEEKLMPVCHGMLVDNKPVTRESLARLPWLIDESADLESSWTDFQEKLGTQIPDSSIILRVNEGATLVEAVLAGRGIALMRYSLVADLLKTGLLRCPMDISVPAEYQYYLVAPEAKFRTDKVRAFVSWIIGEVSSLRE from the coding sequence ATGCAGAAACTCCCTCCTCTGCGGGCGCTGCAGGCGTTCCGATACGCGGCCAGGGAGCTGAGCTTCAAGTCTGCGGCCGAGGCGCTGAGTATTTCCCAGGCAGCCGTCAGTACTCATATTCGCGGCCTGGAAGATTTTCTGGGCCTGAAGCTCTTCGTTCGCATGACGCGCGAAGTGGAATTGACCCACGAGGGCAGGGTGCTCTCAGGCTATGTGGAAACGGGCTTTCAGGAGTTGGAAAGAGGAGTTGCCCTGTTCCGGCCCGATTCAGATCCAGGACGATTGACCGTCGCAACCGTTCCATCCTTCGCTAGCCGCTGGCTTGTTCCAAGGATCGAGTCATTCCAGCGGGCTCATCCGGAAATCAGGCTTAGCCTTCAACCCAATCTGCAATTGACGAGTTTTCAGGGAGATGGGGTCGATCTGGCGATTCGTTTTGGGAAAGGCGACTATCCCGGGCTCGAATCAAGGCTATTGCTGGAAGAAAAACTGATGCCTGTCTGTCATGGCATGCTCGTTGACAATAAGCCTGTAACCCGGGAATCACTGGCGCGCCTGCCCTGGCTTATCGATGAGTCAGCCGATCTGGAGAGCTCGTGGACTGACTTCCAGGAAAAACTCGGCACCCAAATACCCGATTCCTCCATCATACTGAGGGTTAACGAGGGAGCGACGCTCGTGGAAGCGGTGCTTGCGGGCAGGGGAATTGCATTGATGCGGTACAGCCTTGTGGCCGATCTCCTGAAAACCGGGCTGCTCAGGTGCCCGATGGATATCTCGGTTCCTGCGGAGTACCAATACTACTTGGTGGCACCGGAGGCGAAATTTCGAACGGATAAGGTTCGGGCGTTTGTTTCATGGATTATCGGGGAAGTCTCATCACTGAGGGAATGA
- a CDS encoding glutaredoxin family protein, whose product MSVSSQTTSFSLYHHRSCPFCAYTRSAMKPIDIEVEERDIVRNPAYRSELINGGGRAQVPCLRIESKGKVRWLYESQDIVRYLQRHAAQSADHNQTA is encoded by the coding sequence ATGTCCGTCAGTTCGCAAACCACATCGTTCTCTCTTTACCACCATCGCTCGTGCCCTTTTTGCGCATATACCCGCTCTGCGATGAAGCCCATCGACATTGAAGTGGAGGAACGTGACATCGTCAGAAACCCTGCATACCGGTCAGAGCTGATCAATGGCGGAGGTCGGGCACAGGTTCCCTGCCTGAGAATCGAGTCAAAGGGGAAGGTTCGGTGGCTGTACGAATCCCAGGATATCGTCCGCTACCTGCAGCGCCATGCCGCCCAGTCGGCTGATCACAATCAAACCGCATGA
- a CDS encoding lipid A deacylase LpxR family protein produces the protein MASTVQAESADSVLALSTDNDLFAPTQTDRDYTAGVAITYSSNSEDFIRNPVSSVSQGLDSVLLPQLGGEVGEPGSAALELGVYGFTPEEIKESAIDRSDRPYSSLVYFSSSQSYQTPGADSGWTTSMTVGVLGLDILKSGQNAVHKIVGSDRANGWDHQISNGGEPTFRYSAAYHQYLDASESDQQFKVTYFGSAGYLTEFGAALVFRDGLISSPDNRFNPELMAYGERAPGVSAPGGREHYFWGGLSVKARAYNAFLQGQFRDSDHELDANDLNILLAEVWAGYTHSFLAGTELSYVLRVQSSEIKSGTGNRTLAWGGLVFSKRL, from the coding sequence ATGGCTTCAACTGTGCAGGCCGAGTCTGCTGATTCTGTGCTTGCGCTCTCTACTGATAATGACCTGTTTGCGCCAACACAGACAGATCGGGATTACACAGCCGGTGTTGCGATTACCTATTCTTCCAATTCAGAGGATTTCATCCGTAACCCGGTGTCCAGTGTGAGTCAGGGGTTGGACAGTGTTTTGCTGCCTCAGCTGGGCGGGGAGGTTGGAGAACCGGGGAGTGCCGCACTTGAACTGGGTGTTTACGGCTTTACGCCCGAGGAAATCAAGGAATCGGCAATTGATCGTAGCGATCGACCATACAGCAGCCTGGTTTACTTTTCCTCAAGCCAGAGCTACCAGACGCCAGGCGCTGATTCGGGGTGGACAACATCTATGACGGTTGGCGTACTCGGGCTTGATATCCTCAAATCCGGCCAGAACGCAGTGCACAAAATAGTGGGTAGCGATCGTGCGAACGGTTGGGATCATCAGATCTCGAATGGTGGTGAACCGACTTTTCGGTACTCTGCGGCGTACCACCAATATCTGGATGCCAGCGAATCAGACCAACAGTTCAAAGTGACGTATTTTGGATCAGCCGGATACCTGACTGAGTTTGGTGCGGCACTCGTCTTCCGGGATGGTCTGATTTCCTCCCCGGATAACCGCTTTAATCCGGAGTTGATGGCTTACGGCGAACGAGCGCCCGGGGTATCAGCTCCAGGGGGACGTGAACACTATTTCTGGGGCGGCTTGTCGGTAAAAGCTCGGGCCTATAACGCTTTTCTTCAGGGGCAGTTTCGTGACTCAGACCACGAACTGGATGCCAACGATCTGAACATTCTGCTGGCAGAAGTGTGGGCGGGCTACACCCACAGCTTCCTGGCAGGCACTGAATTGAGTTATGTGCTGCGTGTACAGAGTTCCGAAATCAAATCCGGTACAGGGAACCGCACGCTGGCGTGGGGTGGGCTGGTTTTTAGCAAGCGACTGTAA
- a CDS encoding dihydrolipoyl dehydrogenase, with protein MLKRKVDVAIIGTGTAGMGAYREARKFTDSIALIEGGHYGTTCARVGCMPSKLLIAAAEAAHGAKHAGGFGLNVPTVETDGAAVMDRVKKERDRFVGFVVEDVDEFDDSHKVRGYARFLDAHRLQIDTGLEITADRIVIATGSRPFIPEVLEGAGKRLLINDDVFELEQLPQSVLVVGTGVIGLELGQALSRLNVDVTMLSRNESIGGIADDEIRQIAADTFQSEFDLILYADVLGAKETLNGVQVTYRTSGGVVHTVVVDYVLAATGRIPNTDKLGLENTGIELDARGVPGFDHYTLQTRESHIFIAGDANNELPLLHEASDEGRIAGRNAGTFPTVEAGHRRAALGVVFSDPQIASVGKRAHELLADSFISGKVSFHNQGRSRVMAKNQGMLKVYADKSTGTLMGAEMFGPAAEHIGHLLAWAVQQSLTVNEILGMPFYHPVIEEGVRTAFRDAAEKLRQAERKEAPHAAA; from the coding sequence ATGCTCAAACGAAAGGTTGATGTTGCCATCATTGGCACGGGCACGGCTGGTATGGGTGCCTACCGCGAAGCTCGCAAATTTACCGACAGCATCGCGCTGATTGAGGGCGGCCATTACGGCACCACTTGCGCGCGTGTCGGCTGCATGCCCAGTAAGCTTTTGATTGCCGCGGCAGAAGCCGCCCACGGCGCAAAGCATGCGGGGGGGTTCGGGCTCAATGTCCCGACCGTTGAGACTGACGGTGCGGCGGTCATGGATCGCGTGAAAAAAGAGCGCGACCGTTTCGTGGGGTTTGTTGTTGAAGACGTCGATGAGTTTGATGATAGCCACAAGGTCCGTGGTTACGCTCGCTTTCTCGACGCCCATCGTTTGCAGATTGATACCGGGCTCGAAATTACCGCCGACCGGATTGTTATCGCAACGGGTTCCAGACCGTTCATTCCTGAAGTACTCGAGGGTGCGGGCAAACGCCTGCTCATCAACGACGATGTATTCGAACTGGAGCAACTTCCGCAATCCGTGCTCGTGGTCGGCACAGGCGTTATTGGACTCGAGTTAGGGCAGGCTCTGAGCCGGCTAAACGTGGACGTTACAATGCTGTCGCGCAACGAATCGATTGGCGGAATTGCCGACGACGAAATTCGTCAGATTGCAGCGGATACTTTCCAGTCTGAATTTGACCTGATCCTTTACGCGGATGTCCTCGGAGCAAAGGAAACCCTAAACGGAGTGCAGGTGACCTACCGCACGTCCGGAGGTGTGGTTCATACAGTCGTGGTGGACTATGTTCTGGCAGCGACCGGTCGAATTCCGAATACTGACAAGCTTGGCCTCGAGAATACCGGCATTGAACTGGACGCCCGCGGCGTTCCTGGCTTCGATCATTACACCTTGCAGACCCGTGAGTCGCACATATTCATCGCAGGTGATGCTAACAATGAGCTGCCCTTGTTGCATGAAGCCTCAGATGAGGGGCGTATCGCAGGCCGTAACGCCGGCACGTTTCCCACGGTAGAAGCGGGTCATCGTCGTGCCGCGCTGGGCGTTGTCTTTTCCGACCCGCAAATTGCCAGTGTCGGCAAACGAGCGCACGAACTGCTGGCCGACAGCTTCATCTCCGGAAAGGTGAGCTTCCACAATCAGGGAAGAAGCCGCGTAATGGCCAAAAACCAGGGCATGCTGAAAGTCTACGCCGATAAGAGCACCGGCACGCTGATGGGCGCTGAAATGTTTGGGCCAGCAGCAGAGCATATTGGTCACCTGCTGGCCTGGGCTGTGCAGCAGTCTCTGACGGTGAACGAGATACTCGGAATGCCTTTCTATCACCCTGTTATTGAAGAAGGTGTTCGCACCGCCTTCCGGGATGCCGCAGAAAAGCTCAGACAGGCCGAACGTAAGGAGGCGCCTCATGCAGCTGCTTGA
- a CDS encoding alpha/beta fold hydrolase codes for MNLSLTVFQAAFGFYSRLMPAKAASKAVELMTSPRIKTERRNSSRTLFERVVPLSNDGLLSIYGVGPKKILLLHGWSGWIGQFKDLISEIDPQEYTIYAVHPAGHGESPATESHPGRFIEAVLEAHQYAGSSFDVGVGHSLGAAALVYAQSTRNCFERLVLVSGPATIEGVLSRFANFVNLGERSKRLFVNDMERTVGLSVDRLDLVALAPSIETPVLLIHDDRDTEVPVAESRALHAAFPRSRLTHTTGYGHSRLLQKPEVIKEIVEFSNSPFRP; via the coding sequence ATGAACCTTTCGCTTACTGTGTTCCAGGCTGCTTTCGGTTTCTACAGCCGATTGATGCCAGCAAAAGCGGCTTCAAAAGCTGTCGAACTTATGACCAGCCCACGAATCAAGACAGAACGCAGAAATTCATCCCGAACGCTGTTCGAACGAGTCGTGCCGCTCAGTAATGACGGTCTACTCTCGATCTACGGAGTTGGCCCAAAGAAAATCCTGCTCTTGCACGGGTGGTCCGGCTGGATCGGGCAATTCAAGGATTTGATCAGTGAGATTGATCCCCAGGAATACACCATCTACGCGGTGCATCCGGCAGGGCATGGTGAGTCGCCGGCCACCGAATCACATCCGGGGCGGTTTATCGAGGCTGTACTGGAAGCTCATCAATACGCTGGCTCGTCTTTCGACGTTGGGGTTGGCCATTCATTGGGAGCCGCTGCGCTTGTTTATGCCCAGTCCACCAGAAACTGCTTTGAACGCCTGGTACTGGTTTCTGGACCGGCAACGATTGAGGGGGTCCTGAGCCGGTTCGCCAATTTCGTAAACCTTGGGGAACGCAGTAAACGTCTGTTCGTAAACGATATGGAAAGAACGGTGGGATTGAGTGTCGACCGACTGGATCTTGTTGCATTGGCCCCCTCGATCGAAACACCCGTGTTGTTGATTCACGATGACCGGGATACCGAGGTTCCGGTTGCGGAATCCAGAGCACTGCACGCGGCGTTCCCGAGGAGCCGTTTGACCCATACAACGGGTTATGGCCATAGCCGGCTTTTGCAAAAACCTGAGGTCATTAAGGAAATTGTTGAATTTTCGAATTCACCGTTCAGGCCTTAG
- the nrtS gene encoding nitrate/nitrite transporter NrtS, which produces MQLLELFKRYYTQATRVALVVGTILLLINQHDALFGYQHIQWLPAVLTYCVPFCVFMLGKWSSDRDCERSSGLNVPISRYR; this is translated from the coding sequence ATGCAGCTGCTTGAACTGTTTAAGCGTTATTACACACAGGCGACAAGAGTTGCCCTGGTGGTGGGTACGATTCTGTTACTGATAAATCAGCACGATGCGCTTTTTGGATATCAGCACATTCAATGGCTGCCGGCAGTCTTGACCTACTGCGTTCCATTTTGCGTTTTCATGCTTGGCAAATGGTCCAGCGACCGGGATTGTGAAAGGTCCTCTGGCCTCAATGTGCCAATTTCAAGGTACCGTTGA
- a CDS encoding NAD(P)H-binding protein: MKSSNQAHQTILVVGGTGKTGKRVVDQLKDSGYEVRVGSRSAIPSFDWGNEKGWDACLTGVTSAYITYSPDLAMPGATDAIQAFVGLAKRRGVKRLVLLSGRGEAEAQACEAIVQESGLEWTIVRASWFNQNFSEGAFIDMVLNGAITLPAGDQVEPFVDVDDIADVAVAALTEDNHNGRIYEVTGPRLMTFADVAKDLSRATGREISFIDVPHKAFITEMENAGAPEDVVWMLDYLFATVLDGRNAHLTDGVQQALGRPPKDFATFAEEVASTGIWEER; the protein is encoded by the coding sequence ATGAAATCATCCAACCAGGCACATCAAACCATTCTTGTCGTGGGCGGTACCGGCAAAACCGGGAAACGCGTCGTTGATCAGCTGAAAGATAGCGGTTATGAGGTTCGAGTGGGATCCCGCTCGGCTATCCCATCTTTTGATTGGGGCAACGAGAAAGGCTGGGATGCCTGCCTTACTGGTGTCACGTCAGCCTACATTACCTACTCGCCAGACCTCGCGATGCCGGGCGCCACGGACGCCATCCAGGCCTTCGTTGGCCTGGCAAAGCGACGCGGAGTGAAGCGACTCGTTCTGTTGTCCGGGCGCGGCGAAGCCGAGGCTCAAGCCTGCGAAGCCATTGTTCAGGAATCTGGCCTCGAGTGGACCATTGTCCGCGCAAGCTGGTTCAACCAGAACTTTTCCGAAGGCGCATTCATCGACATGGTGTTGAATGGTGCTATCACTTTGCCAGCAGGCGACCAGGTCGAGCCTTTCGTTGATGTCGATGACATTGCAGACGTCGCTGTTGCTGCGCTGACTGAAGACAACCACAACGGCCGTATCTATGAAGTGACGGGGCCACGCCTCATGACCTTCGCCGACGTAGCCAAGGACCTTTCCCGCGCGACTGGTCGCGAAATTTCATTCATAGACGTGCCGCACAAGGCCTTTATCACCGAGATGGAGAACGCTGGAGCGCCCGAGGATGTGGTCTGGATGCTGGATTATCTCTTCGCAACGGTTCTTGATGGTCGCAACGCCCATTTGACCGACGGCGTTCAACAGGCTCTTGGTAGACCACCGAAAGACTTTGCGACCTTCGCAGAGGAAGTGGCAAGCACAGGTATCTGGGAAGAACGTTAA